Proteins from one Gossypium raimondii isolate GPD5lz chromosome 8, ASM2569854v1, whole genome shotgun sequence genomic window:
- the LOC105790830 gene encoding 60S ribosomal protein L22-2, with protein MSRGAAAGAKGKKKGASFTIDCAKPVEDKIMDIASLEKFLQERIKVGGKAGALGDSVTVTRDKTRITVTSDSNFSKRYLKYLTKKYLKKHNVRDWLRVIASNKDRNVYELRYFNIAENEGEEEE; from the exons ATGAGTCGTGGTGCAGCAGCTGGAGCTAAGGGAAAGAAGAAGGGAGCCTCCTTCACCATCGACTGTGCGAAGCCGGTTGAGGATAAGATCATGGACATCGCTTCTTTGGAGAAGTTCCTTCAGGAAAGGATCAAGGTTGGTGGCAAAGCTGGTGCTCTAGGTGACTCCGTCACTGTCACCCGCGACAAGACCCGTATCACGGTTACCTCTGACTCCAACTTCTCTAAGCG GTACCTTAAATACTTGACTAAGAAGTACTTGAAGAAGCACAATGTCCGGGATTGGCTTCGGGTGATTGCTTCCAACAAGGACCGTAATGTTTATGAACTCCGCTACTTCAATATTGCTGAGAATGAaggggaagaagaagaatga